From the genome of Miscanthus floridulus cultivar M001 chromosome 10, ASM1932011v1, whole genome shotgun sequence, one region includes:
- the LOC136485127 gene encoding putative F-box/FBD/LRR-repeat protein At4g00315, whose translation MAAMGKPEQMEVLSQDAITGEGLSCSAAEIKPDSHCGEIVGSQVQLPEDILHRIHALMPMRDAAQAACVSHAFLRSWRCYPNLIISVDSLCINEYGSRYDELTMDFITRVEHIMQNHSGMGVKEFRLQSYPCSTIDPSYLDHWIQVAMTPGIKEFELSLFEIGDIKYSFPCSLLSSERGSSIQSLMLSGCSIHSMAQVGCVSSLTNLVLYSVDISGEQLLHFLSNSCALEKISLSNCNTIICLKIPCQLQKLNILSVLDCQMLEMIDSNVPNLSTFSCTGRQIHISLGHAFQVKEIRFSCHYSSNALYYAITKLPFIAPNLQTLSLSTSDETINTPMTLGKFLQLKYLEITLCATNFSPDYDFSSLVSFLDASPTLETLIIRISLPTIRPDSILEDPDGDSSQLQCPSECYHDNLKNVMITGFCSAKSMVELTIHIMQKARSLDCLTLDTTRGHDRRFANIDRCWPLNEEALVEAGKARVAIERYIEERVPPSVNLKIIEPCSKCTYR comes from the exons ATGGCGGCCATGGGGAAACCTGAGCAGATGGAGGTGCTTAGCCAAGATGCGATAACTG GTGAGGGGTTGTCCTGTTCGGCTGCTGAAATAAAGCCTGATTCTCACTGCGGCGAAATAGTTGGATCGCAAGTCCAGCTTCCAGAG GACATTCTTCATCGGATACACGCCCTTATGCCGATGCGAGATGCTGCTCAGGCTGCCTGTGTGTCTCATGCTTTTCTGCGTTCTTGGAGATGCTATCCCAATCTCATCATTTCTGTTGATTCACTATGCATAAATGAATACGGATCTCGGTATGATGAATTAACAATGGATTTTATCACTAGAGTTGAGCACATTATGCAGAATCACTCTGGCATGGGAGTGAAGGAATTTAGACTACAAAGCTACCCTTGTTCCACTATAGATCCCAGTTATCTTGATCACTGGATTCAAGTTGCCATGACACCTGGGATTAAAGAGTTTGAACTATCATTGTTTGAAATCGGTGACATCAAGTACAGTTTTCCATGTTCTCTTTTATCTAGTGAGAGGGGAAGCTCCATTCAGTCTTTGATGCTTTCTGGGTGTTCTATTCACTCCATGGCACAAGTTGGTTGCGTGAGTAGCCTGACAAATTTAGTTTTGTATTCAGTCGACATCAGTGGCGagcaactattacattttctgtCCAATTCTTGTGCTTTGGAGAAAATTTCCCTTTCCAACTGCAATACTATAATTTGCTTGAAGATACCTTGTCAGCTGCAAAAGCTTAATATCCTGAGCGTGCTGGACTGCCAAATGCTGGAGATGATTGACAGCAATGTCCCAAATCTCTCAACTTTCTCCTGTACAGGACGCCAAATACATATCTCACTAGGACATGCATTTCAAGTGAAGGAAATAAGATTTTCCTGTCACTATTCATCAAACGCACTTTATTATGCTATTACCAAACTTCCATTCATTGCGCCAAATCTCCAAACTCTATCTCTGTCAACCAGTGATGAG ACTATCAATACACCAATGACGTTAGGCAAATTCCTCCAGCTGAAGTACTTGGAGATTACATTGTGTGCTACAAATTTTTCTCCGGACTATGACTTTAGCTCCCTGGTATCTTTTCTTGATGCATCTCCCACCTTGGAGACATTGATCATACGT ATTTCTCTGCCAACCATTAGGCCCGATTCGATTCTCGAAGATCCTGATGGTGATTCCTCACAACTACAATGCCCCTCAGAATGCTACCATGACAACCTCAAGAATGTGATGATAACAGGGTTTTGCTCCGCAAAGAGCATGGTCGAGCTCACCATCCACATTATGCAGAAAGCAAGGTCACTAGACTGCCTTACGTTAGACACTACCCGTGGCCATGACAGGAGGTTTGCCAACATTGATAGGTGCTGGCCACTCAATGAGGAGGCACTTGTAGAGGCTGGAAAGGCTCGTGTTGCCATTGAAAGATACATTGAGGAGAGAGTGCCCCCATCTGTGAACCTGAAGATTATCGAGCCGTGCAGCAAGTGCACATACAGATAA
- the LOC136485128 gene encoding protein COFACTOR ASSEMBLY OF COMPLEX C SUBUNIT B CCB1, chloroplastic-like has product MDATTAAAVRRLLLPLRALPPAPPRGAAVSARPRRRFRAAPARASLDSAAVLLDAAAAVAAGGTGYSQASYYTSLGLFVLSVPGLWSLIKRSVKSKIVQKTFIKEEGQLMAPNQVAGEILSFFTRNNFTVSDRGEVITFEGTMIPSRGQAALLTFCTCISLGSVGLVLSIAVPEGGNNWFWLMTLSPLAGVYYWTKASRKEEIKVKMILSDDGNVSEILVQGDDVQVEQMRKELKFSEKGMIYVKGIFET; this is encoded by the exons ATGGACGCCACCACCGCCGCGGCTGTGAggcgcctcctcctcccgctccgcgcccttccgccggcgccgccgcggggCGCGGCGGTCTCCGCGCGCCCCCGGCGGCGATTCCGGGCCGCCCCGGCGCGCGCGTCGCTGGACAGCGCCGCGGTCCTGCTCGACGCCGCGGCCGCGGTGGCCGCCGGTGGGACAGGTTACTCGCAGGCGAGCTATTACACATCGCTGGGGCTCTTCGTTCTCTCCGTGCCGGGGCTGTGGTCCCTCATCAAGCGCTCCGTCAAGTCCAAG ATTGTGCAAAAGACATTTATCAAAGAGGAAGGGCAGTTGATGGCGCCAAATCAGGTGGCTGGAGAGATCCTGTCGTTCTTCACACGCAACAATTTCACCGTCTCAGACCGTGGGGAGGTCATCAC ATTTGAGGGCACAATGATACCAAGCAGAGGGCAGGCGGCGCTGCTAACCTTCTGCACCTGCATTAGCCTTGGGAGTGTTGGGCTCGTTCTATCAATCGCTGTACCAGAAGGCGGCAACAACTGGTTCTGGCTTATGACCCTAAGCCCCTTGGC GGGAGTGTACTACTGGACAAAAGCATCAAGGAAAGAAGAGATCAAGGTCAAGATGATCCTATCCGATGATGGGAATGTATCCGAGATCCTTGTGCAGGGTGATGACGTCCAAGTTGAACAGATGAggaaggagctcaagttcagcgAGAAGGGGATGATATATGTGAAGGGCATCTTTGAGACATGA
- the LOC136486873 gene encoding uncharacterized protein → MDPSSGSASRHGRLLISPSLSTPTFSTRSPSPSPSPAASPAPHHHHERRNSTSSPKPLVPFPASSSASRPRSSFGGAGPRGAAAAASASGPSFAHNTRLAAALVPAAAFLLDLGGLPVFAVLAIGLAAAYLLDALQLRQGAFFTVWAALLAADVAFFFSASLSSAAAASLPLTVLALLLCAETSFLIGVWASLQFRWIQLENPTIVAALERLLFACVPIAVPALFTWALVSAVGMANASYYFAAFCMVFYWLFSIPRPSSFNSRKQDAPMLDSDGILGPLESCVHSLYVLFVPVLFHAVSHHATLFTSWASVCELLLLFFIPFLFQLYASTQGALWWITRDARTMDQIRIVNGFVALVAVVLCLEVRVVFHAFGRYIHAPPPLNYLLVTVTMLGGALGLAAHAADKVGDAASSVAFTGLAVLVSGAGAVVIGFPMMFLPLPMISGYYVARFFTKKSLSSYFTFVALASLMVLWFVVHNYWDLNIWLAGMPLKSFTKYVVAAVIMAMAVPGLALLPTKLRFLLELGLIGHTLLLCYIENRLFNYASMYYYGFEDDIIYPNYMVFITTFLGLALVRRLYVDQRLGPKAAWILTCLYSSKLAMLFMTSRSVIWVSAVLLLAVTPPLLLYRDKSKGASKMKVWQAYFHASVIAFSAWLCRETIFEALQWWNGRPPSDGLLLGSYILLTGVACIPIVGLHFPHVQSAKRFLVLVVATGLLFVVMQPPIKLSWVYRSDFITAAHLSDDDISIYGFVASKPTWPSWLLIATVVLTLAAVTSIIPVKYVVELRALYAVAVGITLGIYISVQYFFQAVVLYPLLVATIVSAAVFVVFTHLPSESSTRVLPWVFSFLVALFPVTYLLEGHLRSKSFADEDEAEKFTNMLAIEGARMSLLGLYAAIFMIIALEIKFELALLLREKAADRGMHGPSSRSSAFPPKARLLQQRRAHAAPTFTIKRLAAEAAWMPAIGNVSTVLCFGICLVLNITLTGGSNRAIFFLAPILLLLNQDSDIFAGFGDRQRYFPVTVSISGYLLLTALYRIWEETWPGNGGWALDIGGPGWLFAVKNFALLVLTLPNHILFNRFMWDYVRQTDAKLLLTLPLNLPSIIMTDILTIRVLGLLGAMYSLAQYMISRRIRIAGMRYI, encoded by the exons atgGATCCCTCCTCCGGATCCGCGTCCCGCCACGGTCGCCTCCTCATCTCGCCGTCGCTCTCCACCCCGACCTTCTCCACCCGCTCCCCGTCCCCCTCACCCTCACCGGCCGCGTCCCCCGCgccgcaccaccaccatgagCGCCGCAACTCCACGTCCTCCCCGAAGCCCCTGGTCCCCTTCCCGGCCTCCTCTTCCGCCAGCAGGCCCCGCTCCTCCTTCGGCGGCGCGGGGCCccgcggcgccgcggcggcggcctcggcctcgggcCCGTCGTTCGCCCACAACACGCGCCTCGCGGCGGCGCTGGTGCCCGCCGCGGCTTTCCTTCTCGACCTTGGCGGGCTCCCCGTCTTCGCCGTCCTCGCCATCGGCCTCGCGGCGGCGTACCTCCTCGACGCGCTCCAGCTGCGCCAGGGCGCCTTCTTCACCGTCTGGGCGGCGCTGCTCGCGGCCGATGTCGCCTTCTTCTTCTCCGCCTCGCTATCGTCTGCTGCCGCCGCCTCGCTGCCGCTCACCGTCCTTGCACTGCTTCTCTGCGCCGAGACCTCCTTCCTCATTGGCGTCTGGGCGTCGCTGCAGTTCCGATGGATCCAGCTCGAGAACCCGACCATTGTTGCTGCCCTTGAGCGGTTGCTCTTTGCCTGTGTGCCCATCGCCGTGCCTGCCCTCTTCACGTGGGCTCTCGTATCTGCGGTCGGCATGGCCAATGCATCCTACTACTTTGCCGCGTTCTGCATGGTGTTCTACTGGCTGTTCTCCATACCCCGTCCGTCTAGCTTCAATAGCCGGAAGCAGGATGCTCCAATGCTGGACAGTGATGGCATTCTTGGCCCCTTGGAGAGCTGTGTGCATTCTCTGTATGTGCTGTTCGTGCCGGTGTTGTTCCATGCTGTGTCCCATCATGCCACACTCTTCACATCGTGGGCCAGCGTGTGTGAATTGCTGCTGTTGTTCTTCATACCGTTCTTGTTCCAGCTTTATGCTTCCACTCAGGGTGCACTGTGGTGGATCACCAGGGATGCACGCACAATGGACCAGATAAGAATCGTGAATGGGTTTGTTGCACTGGTCGCAGTGGTGCTTTGCCTTGAGGTGCGAGTTGTGTTCCACGCGTTTGGAAGATACATTCATGCTCCACCACCGCTGAATTACCTGCTTGTAACGGTCACGATGCTTGGTGGCGCTTTGGGCCTTGCAGCACATGCTGCAGACAAGGTTGGGGATGCTGCTAGCTCAGTGGCTTTTACAGGGTTGGCAGTGCTAGTCAGTGGAGCAGGAGCTGTAGTCATTGGATTCCCCATGATG TTTCTGCCACTGCCGATGATTTCTGGCTATTATGTTGCAAGGTTCTTTACTAAGAAAAGCTTGTCATCATACTTTACCTTTGTGGCACTTGCAAGCTTGATGGTCCTTTGGTTTGTGGTGCACAATTATTGGGATCTGAATATTTGGCTTGCTGGTATGCCATTGAAGTCCTTCACAAAGTATGTTGTTGCAGCTGTCATCATGGCAATGGCTGTTCCTGGTTTGGCACTTCTCCCAACAAAACTTCGCTTTCTTCTGGAACTGGGTCTTATTGGTCATACATTGTTGCTATGCTACATCGAGAACCGATTGTTCAACTATGCCTCCATGTATTACTATGGATTTGAAGATGATATCATCTATCCTAATTATATGGTTTTTATTACAACCTTTTTGGGCTTGGCTCTTGTAAGAAGATTATATGTGGATCAGAGACTAGGGCCCAAAGCTGCTTGGATTTTAACTTGCCTATATTCATCAAAATTAGCAATGCTGTTTATGACATCAAGATCAGTTATATGGGTCTCAGCTGTTCTGCTACTTGCTGTTACCCCCCCTTTACTTCTTTACAG AGACAAGTCCAAAGGAGCTTCTAAGATGAAAGTCTGGCAAGCTTATTTCCATGCATCTGTCATAGCGTTTTCTGCCTGGCTCTGTCGGGAAACAATTTTTGAAGCTTTACAGTGGTGGAATGGAAGACCTCCTTCAGATGGTTTGTTACTGGGTTCATATATTCTGTTGACAGGAGTTGCATGCATTCCAATAGTCGGTCTCCATTTCCCACATGTTCAG TCAGCGAAGAGATTCCTGGTCCTTGTTGTGGCTACAGGCCTTCTCTTTGTTGTTATGCAGCCTCCTATTAAGCTATCATGGGTATACCGGTCGGATTTTATCACAGCAGCACATTTATCTGATGATGACATTTCAATATATGGGTTTGTAGCATCTAAGCCCACATGGCCGTCATGGCTGCTCATCGCAACTGTGGTACTTACACTAGCAGCAGTTACATCCATCATCCCAGTGAAGTATGTTGTTGAGTTGAGGGCTTTGTATGCAGTGGCAGTTGGGATTACACTAGGCATCTACATATCTGTTCAGTACTTCTTCCAGGCAGTTGTTCTGTATCCCCTTCTTGTAGCAACAATTGTCTCAGCGGCAGTCTTTGTCGTATTCACGCATCTTCCTTCTGAATCGAGCACAAGGGTTTTGCCATGGGTGTTCTCTTTCTTGGTAGCTTTGTTCCCAGTCACCTATCTGCTTGAAGGACACTTAAGATCCAAAAGTTTTGCAGATGAGGATGAAGCAGAGAAGTTCACCAACATGTTGGCTATAGAAGGTGCTAGAATGTCACTTTTGGGTCTCTATGCTGCTATCTTCATGATTATTGCATTAGAAATCAAGTTTGAGCTGGCTTTGCTATTGCGTGAAAAGGCTGCAGACAGAGGTATGCATGGTCCATCTAGTCGGAGTTCTGCCTTCCCACCAAAAGCAAGGCTGCTCCAGCAACGAAGAGCTCATGCTGCACCAACATTCACCATCAAGCGGTTGGCAGCAGAGGCAGCATGGATGCCTGCTATCGGCAATGTTTCTACTGTGCTGTGTTTTGGCATCTGCCTGGTTCTAAATATAACACTCACTGGTGGCTCGAACCGTGCTATTTTCTTCCTGGCGCCCATCCTTCTGCTCTTGAACCAGGATTCAGATATCTTCGCAGGATTTGGTGATAGGCAGCGCTATTTCCCAGTAACAGTTTCTATTTCTGGTTATTTATTATTGACAGCATTGTATAGGATATGGGAGGAGACTTGGCCTGGCAATGGAGGATGGGCTCTTGACATTGGGGGCCCAGGCTGGCTGTTTGCTGTGAAGAATTTTGCTCTTCTTGTGCTCACTTTACCGAATCACATACTCTTCAACCGCTTCATGTGGGATTATGTCAGACAAACAGATGCCAAGCTACTGCTGACGCTACCTCTCAACTTGCCTTCGATTATAATGACAGACATACTTACTATTCGGGTGTTGGGATTGCTAGGAGCTATGTACTCTCTTGCCCAGTACATGATATCAAGGCGTATAAGAATTGCTGGGATGAGATACATTTGA